One genomic region from Haloterrigena gelatinilytica encodes:
- a CDS encoding HAD family hydrolase — translation MTAYDAVVYDLDGTLADLDVDWDAVAADVLEVYEAADIEPPSRELWELLDAASDVGLGPEVESTIAAHERTGAETAPRLAHADELLERAVPVGVCSLNCEAACRIALEEHDLAEAVDAVVGRDTVATRKPNPEPLLEAVGELGAEPGQALFVGDSDRDRLTAERAGVAFEFVGDGPSGV, via the coding sequence GTGACAGCCTACGACGCCGTCGTCTACGATCTCGATGGAACGCTCGCCGATCTCGACGTCGACTGGGACGCCGTCGCCGCCGACGTCCTCGAGGTCTACGAAGCCGCGGATATCGAGCCGCCGAGCCGAGAGCTGTGGGAGCTGCTCGACGCCGCGAGCGACGTCGGCCTCGGCCCCGAGGTCGAGTCGACGATCGCCGCTCACGAGCGCACGGGCGCCGAGACGGCTCCGCGACTGGCCCACGCGGACGAACTCCTCGAGCGGGCGGTCCCCGTCGGGGTCTGTTCGCTGAACTGCGAGGCGGCCTGCCGGATCGCCCTCGAGGAACACGATCTCGCCGAGGCGGTCGACGCGGTGGTCGGCCGGGACACGGTCGCGACCCGGAAGCCGAATCCGGAACCGCTGCTCGAGGCGGTCGGCGAACTCGGCGCCGAGCCCGGTCAGGCGCTGTTCGTGGGCGATTCGGACCGGGATCGGCTGACCGCCGAGCGGGCGGGCGTCGCCTTCGAGTTCGTCGGCGACGGCCCCTCGGGCGTCTGA
- a CDS encoding DUF5822 domain-containing protein, translated as MPERVETTNPEGVDYGWVMQVTFVVTIVIGAPIVAFLSVNADLSSWGARAEFAVRVGAPIWFCTALIVFAYAKRNQA; from the coding sequence GTGCCAGAACGCGTCGAAACGACGAATCCGGAGGGAGTCGACTACGGCTGGGTGATGCAGGTCACCTTCGTCGTCACGATCGTCATCGGCGCGCCGATCGTCGCCTTTCTCTCCGTAAACGCCGACCTGTCGTCTTGGGGCGCCCGCGCGGAGTTCGCGGTCCGCGTCGGCGCGCCGATCTGGTTCTGTACCGCTCTCATCGTTTTCGCGTACGCGAAGCGCAACCAGGCCTAG
- the panB gene encoding 3-methyl-2-oxobutanoate hydroxymethyltransferase has product MPTVRDVRERASEEPITMLTAYDAPTAEIVDDAGVDIILVGDSVGNVVLGHETTVPVTVDGIAHHVGAVSRATDDALVVADMPFLSFGVDESESIENAGRMLKEEGAQAVKLESGPHTVDLTEKMVQLGIPVMAHLGLTPQHVNQYGGYPRQGTDQAAAERMLELAIEHEEAGAFSLVLEHVPSNVAAEITEALDIPTIGIGAGPDCDGQVLVFDDAVGISEWTPSFSEQFGNVRAEMESAVDDYVDAVESGAFPTEEHSHEESDLEDLY; this is encoded by the coding sequence ATGCCTACCGTACGGGACGTCAGAGAGCGGGCGAGCGAGGAACCGATCACGATGCTGACGGCCTACGACGCGCCGACGGCCGAGATCGTCGACGACGCGGGCGTCGATATCATTCTCGTCGGCGACAGCGTCGGGAACGTGGTGCTTGGCCACGAGACGACGGTTCCCGTCACCGTCGACGGGATCGCCCACCACGTCGGCGCGGTCTCGCGGGCCACCGACGACGCGCTGGTCGTCGCAGACATGCCTTTCCTCTCCTTCGGCGTCGACGAGAGCGAGAGCATCGAGAACGCCGGCCGGATGCTCAAGGAGGAGGGCGCGCAGGCGGTCAAACTCGAGAGCGGCCCCCACACCGTCGACCTCACCGAGAAGATGGTCCAGCTCGGGATTCCGGTGATGGCCCACCTCGGCCTGACGCCCCAGCACGTCAACCAGTACGGCGGCTACCCCCGCCAGGGGACCGATCAGGCGGCCGCCGAGCGGATGCTCGAACTCGCGATCGAACACGAGGAAGCCGGCGCGTTCTCGCTGGTCTTAGAGCACGTGCCGTCGAACGTCGCGGCCGAGATCACCGAGGCGCTCGATATTCCGACCATCGGCATCGGCGCCGGTCCGGACTGCGACGGGCAGGTGCTCGTGTTCGACGACGCGGTCGGCATCAGCGAGTGGACGCCCTCCTTCTCCGAGCAATTTGGTAACGTCCGCGCGGAGATGGAGTCGGCCGTCGACGACTACGTCGACGCCGTCGAATCCGGCGCGTTTCCGACCGAAGAACACAGCCACGAGGAGAGCGACCTCGAGGACCTCTACTGA
- a CDS encoding alpha/beta fold hydrolase, producing the protein METVSHHGRETAYEVADRGGDGPPICFVHGSGGSRDVWSAQHRLADRNPVVALDLSGHGDSDDIDARAGYAALSAYVDDVLAVLEATDSRVLVGNSLGGAVALQLLIERDTDLDAAVLVGTGARLGVLEDLLDWLANDFERAVEFLHGPDRLFHDPEPELEEESKQQLRETGQAVTHRDFLTCHGFDVRDDLGAIDVPSLALCGEHDQLTPPWYHEYLAEEIDDAWIAELEDAAHLAMVERPTAFNAALGEFLDIVFERGDAA; encoded by the coding sequence ATGGAGACGGTATCACACCACGGCCGAGAGACGGCCTACGAGGTCGCCGACCGCGGCGGGGACGGGCCGCCGATCTGCTTCGTCCACGGGAGCGGCGGTTCGCGCGACGTCTGGTCCGCCCAGCACCGCCTCGCCGATCGCAACCCGGTCGTCGCGCTCGATCTGAGCGGCCACGGCGACTCCGACGACATCGACGCCCGCGCGGGCTACGCGGCGCTCTCGGCGTACGTCGACGACGTGCTGGCCGTCCTCGAGGCGACCGACAGCCGCGTGCTGGTGGGCAACTCGCTGGGCGGCGCGGTCGCCCTGCAGCTCCTGATCGAACGCGACACCGATCTCGACGCGGCGGTACTCGTCGGCACCGGCGCCCGGCTCGGCGTCTTGGAGGACTTACTCGACTGGCTGGCCAACGACTTCGAGCGCGCGGTCGAGTTCCTTCACGGCCCGGATCGGCTCTTTCACGACCCGGAGCCGGAGCTCGAGGAGGAGTCGAAGCAACAGCTCCGCGAGACCGGACAGGCCGTCACCCACCGAGACTTCCTGACCTGCCACGGGTTCGACGTGCGCGACGACCTCGGCGCGATCGACGTCCCCTCGCTGGCGCTCTGTGGCGAACACGACCAGCTGACGCCGCCGTGGTACCACGAGTACCTCGCCGAGGAGATCGACGACGCCTGGATCGCGGAACTCGAGGACGCGGCCCACCTGGCGATGGTCGAGCGACCGACCGCGTTCAACGCCGCACTCGGCGAATTTCTGGATATCGTCTTCGAGCGGGGCGACGCGGCGTAA
- a CDS encoding DUF7127 family protein, protein MTLEQFTRDEGQVARRYEYGDETVVAVDFGAEHASASVDTVDDTVIVVVDDDQYEFELPEGADDAHTFIKNGVLTVEVEGDL, encoded by the coding sequence ATGACTCTCGAGCAATTCACCAGAGACGAGGGGCAGGTAGCCCGTCGATACGAGTACGGCGACGAGACCGTGGTAGCCGTCGACTTCGGGGCCGAACACGCGTCGGCTTCGGTCGACACCGTCGACGACACGGTCATCGTCGTCGTCGACGACGATCAGTACGAGTTCGAACTCCCCGAGGGTGCAGACGACGCGCACACGTTTATCAAAAACGGGGTCCTGACTGTCGAAGTGGAGGGCGATCTATGA
- a CDS encoding CDC48 family AAA ATPase, whose translation MKLTVKPLKQKDAGRGLAAIDRVSMRELDLENGDYIVIEGAGDSQAVARVWPGYPEDEGRGIIRIDGRLRQEADVGIDDNVSVEPADVNPAKSVTVALPQNLRIRGDIGPLVRDKLSGQAVTEGQTVPFSLSFGPMASSGQSVPLKIASTSPSGTVVITDSTNIEISETPAEQVSSGSGASAEGVPNVTYEDIGGLDDELDQVREMIELPMRHPELFQQLGIEPPKGVLLHGPPGTGKTLMAKAVANEIDAHFETISGPEIMSKYYGESEEQLREVFEEAEENAPAIIFIDELDSIAAKREDAGGDVERRVVAQLLSLMDGLEERGRVTVIAATNRVDDIDPALRRGGRFDREIEIGVPDKDGRKEILQVHTRGMPLQEGIDLDQYAENTHGFVGADLESLAREGAMNALRRIRPDLDLEEDEIDAEVLETLEVTEGDFKEALKGIQPSAMREVFVEVPDVTWNDVGGLEDTKERLRENVQWPLDYPEVFDQLDMQAAKGVLMYGPPGTGKTLLAKAVANEAQSNFISIKGPELLNKYVGESEKGVREVFEKARANAPTVIFFDEIDSIAGQRGRQQSDSGVGERVVSQLLTELDGLEELEDVIVIATTNRPDLIDSALLRPGRLDRHVHVPVPDEGGRRKIFEVHTRDKPLAESVDLDWLAAETEGYVGADIEAVCREASMAASREFINSVDPEEIDDTIGNVRIGKEHFEHALEEVNPSVTPETREQYEEIEEQFDTAEPAQEEDQLGRTFQ comes from the coding sequence ATGAAACTCACCGTTAAACCACTGAAACAGAAGGACGCCGGCCGCGGACTCGCCGCGATCGATCGCGTCTCGATGCGCGAGCTCGACCTCGAGAACGGCGACTACATCGTAATCGAGGGCGCGGGCGACAGTCAGGCCGTCGCGCGCGTCTGGCCCGGCTACCCGGAGGACGAGGGACGGGGGATCATTCGAATCGACGGCCGCCTGCGACAGGAGGCCGACGTCGGGATCGACGACAACGTCAGCGTCGAGCCCGCCGACGTCAACCCCGCCAAGTCGGTCACGGTCGCGCTGCCCCAGAACCTCCGCATTCGCGGAGACATCGGGCCGCTCGTCCGCGACAAGCTGTCCGGACAGGCCGTCACCGAGGGCCAGACGGTGCCGTTCTCGCTCTCGTTCGGTCCGATGGCCAGCTCCGGCCAGTCGGTGCCGCTGAAGATCGCGAGCACCTCGCCGTCGGGCACGGTCGTCATCACGGACTCGACGAACATCGAGATCTCCGAGACGCCCGCCGAGCAGGTGAGCTCGGGTAGCGGCGCCTCCGCCGAGGGGGTCCCGAACGTCACCTACGAGGACATCGGCGGCTTAGACGACGAGCTCGACCAGGTCCGCGAGATGATCGAGCTGCCGATGCGCCACCCCGAGCTGTTCCAGCAACTCGGCATCGAGCCGCCGAAGGGCGTCCTGCTGCACGGTCCGCCGGGCACCGGGAAGACCCTGATGGCCAAGGCCGTCGCCAACGAGATCGACGCCCACTTCGAGACGATCTCCGGCCCGGAGATCATGTCGAAGTACTACGGTGAGAGCGAGGAGCAGCTTCGCGAGGTCTTCGAAGAGGCCGAGGAGAACGCCCCCGCGATCATCTTCATCGACGAACTCGACTCGATCGCCGCCAAGCGCGAAGACGCCGGCGGCGACGTCGAACGGCGCGTGGTCGCCCAACTGCTCAGCCTGATGGACGGGCTCGAGGAGCGCGGTCGCGTCACCGTCATCGCCGCGACGAACCGCGTCGACGACATCGACCCCGCGCTCCGTCGCGGCGGTCGCTTCGACCGCGAGATCGAGATCGGCGTCCCGGACAAGGACGGCCGCAAGGAGATCCTGCAGGTCCACACCCGCGGGATGCCGCTCCAGGAGGGCATCGACCTCGATCAGTACGCCGAGAACACCCACGGCTTCGTCGGCGCCGACCTCGAGAGCCTCGCCCGCGAGGGCGCGATGAACGCCCTGCGACGCATCCGTCCCGACCTCGACCTCGAGGAAGACGAGATCGACGCCGAGGTCTTAGAGACCCTCGAGGTCACCGAGGGCGACTTCAAGGAGGCCCTCAAGGGCATCCAGCCCTCGGCGATGCGCGAGGTGTTCGTCGAGGTCCCCGACGTCACGTGGAACGACGTCGGCGGGCTCGAGGACACCAAGGAGCGCCTCCGCGAGAACGTCCAGTGGCCGCTGGACTACCCCGAGGTGTTCGACCAGCTGGACATGCAGGCCGCCAAGGGCGTCCTCATGTACGGGCCGCCGGGCACCGGGAAGACGCTGCTCGCGAAGGCCGTCGCCAACGAGGCCCAATCGAACTTCATCTCGATCAAGGGGCCCGAACTGCTGAACAAGTACGTCGGGGAGTCCGAGAAGGGCGTCCGCGAGGTCTTCGAGAAGGCCCGCGCGAACGCCCCGACCGTGATCTTCTTCGACGAGATCGACTCGATCGCGGGCCAGCGCGGTCGCCAGCAGAGCGACTCCGGCGTCGGCGAACGCGTCGTCAGCCAGCTGCTGACCGAACTCGACGGCCTCGAGGAACTCGAGGACGTCATCGTGATCGCCACGACCAACCGCCCCGACCTGATCGACTCGGCGCTGCTCCGTCCCGGACGCCTGGACCGCCACGTCCACGTGCCCGTTCCCGACGAGGGCGGCCGCCGCAAGATCTTCGAGGTCCACACCCGCGACAAGCCCCTGGCCGAATCGGTCGACCTCGACTGGCTCGCCGCCGAAACCGAGGGCTACGTCGGCGCTGACATCGAAGCGGTCTGCCGCGAGGCCTCGATGGCCGCCAGCCGCGAGTTCATCAACTCGGTCGACCCCGAGGAGATCGACGACACCATCGGCAACGTCCGCATCGGCAAGGAACACTTCGAGCACGCCCTCGAGGAGGTCAACCCGAGCGTGACTCCCGAGACGCGCGAGCAGTACGAGGAGATCGAAGAGCAGTTCGACACCGCCGAACCGGCCCAGGAAGAGGACCAGCTCGGTCGCACCTTCCAGTAA
- a CDS encoding outer membrane protein assembly factor BamB family protein, translating into MWKRRSVLATGAALSIGTGLASVGAGAAEADVDELPDPDRDPGPNEDWPSHRGDPGHARYVADGHEFDGGALEAAWSVDGAGADSVAVADETVYASTDGGVVALDAADGTVVWENADVDASDPSVAGETVFFTGNEIVALDRSDGSVRWESEFDPEAEIVWQTVAYGGVYVVVGGTLYALEADDGSVRWKKESITAAPYGNEEDEYEFVAATAAANGVIYSVTGAGPIALEPETGTEVWQEGTYVSSSDYTNAIYATSAAVGYDISGSPEVPLHDAQTGESVDIGYGQIAFGEEIHVGGGDNGYGGSSIRGDEYSWGLDVMYTYGQAVISGETVFVYFTRDGGPPDPEWRDYDEELVALNKYDGSEKWALSTDDAPVGSIRAVSGETIYVDHDGELVALREETDTDDQSDESDENDDTDGGNDEGDGSDEGDDQQDGEDDGDAGEDDSDDEDECPCPDDDPADDDGSSGDGESVDDGDVGNGTTGDGDVGNETNAGNETNAGNETDTENDTDADNVPGFTTGGGLLGGALGLEWLRRKAGVDESTGVNEPSE; encoded by the coding sequence ATGTGGAAACGTCGATCCGTGCTGGCGACTGGTGCAGCGCTGTCGATCGGAACCGGACTCGCTTCGGTAGGGGCCGGAGCCGCCGAGGCCGACGTGGACGAGCTTCCGGATCCGGATCGCGATCCGGGACCGAACGAGGACTGGCCGTCACACCGAGGCGACCCCGGTCACGCCAGGTACGTCGCGGACGGTCACGAGTTCGACGGGGGAGCACTCGAGGCCGCGTGGTCCGTCGATGGTGCGGGCGCGGATTCCGTCGCCGTCGCCGACGAGACGGTCTACGCGTCGACCGACGGCGGCGTCGTCGCCCTCGACGCGGCGGACGGCACCGTCGTCTGGGAGAACGCGGACGTGGACGCGAGCGATCCGTCGGTCGCCGGCGAGACCGTCTTCTTCACGGGTAACGAAATCGTGGCGCTCGACCGGTCGGACGGAAGCGTCCGCTGGGAGAGCGAGTTCGATCCCGAGGCGGAGATCGTCTGGCAGACGGTCGCCTACGGCGGCGTGTACGTCGTCGTCGGCGGCACGCTGTACGCACTCGAAGCCGACGACGGCTCGGTTCGGTGGAAGAAAGAGTCGATCACCGCTGCGCCATACGGGAACGAGGAGGACGAGTACGAGTTCGTTGCAGCGACCGCCGCGGCAAACGGCGTGATATACAGTGTCACGGGTGCCGGTCCGATCGCTCTCGAACCCGAGACAGGTACCGAAGTCTGGCAGGAGGGAACCTACGTTAGCTCCAGTGACTATACCAATGCCATCTACGCAACGTCGGCAGCAGTCGGTTACGACATCAGTGGCTCTCCGGAGGTGCCGTTGCACGATGCGCAAACGGGCGAGTCCGTAGACATCGGGTACGGACAAATAGCGTTCGGCGAGGAGATCCACGTCGGCGGTGGCGACAACGGGTACGGCGGCAGTTCGATCCGGGGCGACGAGTACAGTTGGGGTCTCGACGTTATGTACACTTACGGGCAAGCCGTCATCAGCGGCGAAACCGTGTTCGTGTATTTCACCCGGGACGGGGGTCCCCCAGATCCCGAGTGGCGGGACTACGACGAGGAACTCGTCGCCCTGAATAAGTACGACGGGTCCGAGAAGTGGGCGCTCTCGACGGACGATGCACCGGTCGGATCGATCCGTGCGGTCAGCGGCGAGACGATCTACGTCGACCACGACGGCGAACTCGTGGCGCTTCGCGAAGAAACCGATACGGACGACCAGTCCGACGAGAGCGACGAGAACGACGACACGGACGGCGGAAATGACGAGGGAGACGGATCCGACGAGGGAGACGATCAGCAGGACGGCGAAGACGACGGCGACGCGGGAGAAGACGACAGCGACGACGAAGACGAGTGCCCCTGTCCGGACGACGATCCGGCTGACGACGACGGATCCAGTGGCGACGGAGAGTCCGTCGATGACGGCGATGTCGGGAACGGAACCACCGGAGATGGGGACGTTGGAAACGAGACGAACGCTGGAAACGAGACGAACGCTGGAAACGAGACGGACACCGAGAACGACACTGACGCCGACAACGTGCCCGGCTTCACGACCGGTGGCGGACTTCTCGGCGGGGCGCTCGGCCTCGAGTGGCTGCGCCGGAAGGCCGGCGTCGACGAATCGACCGGCGTGAACGAACCGTCTGAGTAA
- a CDS encoding MFS transporter codes for MTLNDNDRSIAAFAMLAHATVHWFELAIPIFLVVWLETFEISIAAAGVVVAAGYALFGVGALPAGLLADRYGPKRLVLACLVGMSLSFATLALATSIYAIAASLVLWGITASVYHPAGLALISTGVEERGTVFAWHGIAGNVGIALGPFATATLLLALDWRIVAVMLAVPGALGTLYGLRARFDPTAAVADDDGSAADGSNDALSADEFVSNTRSLFTGSFLLVFAVVTVVGLYYRGVLTYLPELLNGLPAMEGIEPPAALEEFSLGDYVYVALLVAGMAGQYVAGKLTSRVPVARGLVVVFVGLAIIAVAFVPVSAMGIESILLYCTVLGFALFAIEPFYQEAVAVYTPPDARGLSYGYTYLGMFGLGSLSIALGGFLLDHATTAALFATLAAIALLGAVIALKLLVRPEPGSESASTESTTAADD; via the coding sequence ATGACGCTGAACGACAACGACCGATCGATCGCGGCCTTCGCGATGCTCGCCCACGCGACCGTCCACTGGTTCGAACTGGCCATTCCGATCTTTCTGGTCGTCTGGCTCGAGACGTTCGAGATTTCCATCGCGGCCGCCGGCGTGGTCGTCGCCGCCGGCTACGCGCTGTTCGGCGTCGGCGCGTTACCGGCCGGACTGCTCGCCGATCGGTACGGACCGAAGCGGCTCGTGCTGGCCTGTCTCGTCGGCATGAGCCTCTCGTTCGCCACGCTGGCGCTGGCGACCTCGATCTACGCCATCGCGGCCAGCCTGGTTCTCTGGGGGATCACCGCGAGCGTCTACCACCCCGCCGGCCTCGCGCTCATCAGCACCGGCGTCGAGGAGCGCGGGACGGTCTTCGCCTGGCACGGCATCGCCGGCAACGTCGGCATCGCGCTCGGCCCGTTCGCGACCGCGACGCTGTTGCTCGCCCTCGATTGGCGGATCGTCGCCGTCATGCTGGCGGTGCCCGGCGCGCTCGGCACGCTGTACGGGCTCCGGGCCCGGTTCGATCCGACCGCGGCCGTCGCGGACGACGACGGGTCGGCCGCCGACGGGTCGAACGACGCGCTCTCCGCGGACGAGTTCGTTTCGAACACCCGATCGCTGTTCACCGGCTCCTTCCTGCTGGTCTTCGCCGTCGTCACGGTCGTCGGCCTCTACTACCGGGGCGTCCTCACCTACCTGCCGGAGCTCCTGAACGGGCTCCCGGCGATGGAGGGAATCGAGCCGCCGGCCGCGCTCGAGGAGTTCTCGCTGGGCGACTACGTCTACGTCGCGCTGCTCGTCGCGGGGATGGCGGGCCAGTACGTCGCCGGAAAACTAACTAGCCGCGTCCCCGTCGCCCGCGGGCTGGTGGTGGTCTTCGTCGGCCTCGCGATCATCGCCGTCGCGTTCGTCCCGGTGTCCGCGATGGGGATCGAGTCGATCCTGCTGTACTGTACCGTCCTGGGCTTCGCGCTGTTCGCGATCGAACCGTTCTACCAGGAGGCCGTCGCGGTCTACACGCCGCCGGACGCCCGCGGGCTCTCCTACGGCTACACCTACCTCGGGATGTTCGGCCTCGGCTCGCTCAGCATCGCCCTCGGGGGCTTCCTGCTGGACCACGCGACGACGGCGGCGCTGTTCGCGACGCTCGCGGCGATTGCGCTCCTCGGCGCCGTGATCGCGCTAAAACTGCTGGTCCGACCGGAGCCGGGCAGCGAGTCGGCGTCGACGGAATCGACGACCGCTGCCGACGACTGA
- the bcp gene encoding thioredoxin-dependent thiol peroxidase, whose product MLDVGDEAPEFELPNQHGETVRRSDFEGERLVVYFYPRANTEGCTTEACAFNDAEPDFDDRGVTVVGISDDPVADLESFADDYDLAFDLLSDEMGEVATLYDSYGEKQLFGNTFDGVFRNTYVVGPDGRVEAVYEDVTPEGHAEEILADLEESSTELAP is encoded by the coding sequence ATGCTCGACGTCGGCGACGAAGCACCCGAGTTCGAACTGCCCAACCAGCACGGCGAGACCGTCCGGCGCTCCGATTTCGAGGGCGAACGGCTCGTCGTCTACTTCTATCCGCGGGCGAACACCGAGGGCTGCACCACCGAAGCCTGCGCGTTCAACGACGCGGAACCCGACTTCGACGACCGCGGCGTCACCGTCGTCGGGATCAGCGACGACCCCGTCGCGGACCTCGAGTCGTTCGCCGACGACTACGACCTCGCGTTCGACCTCCTCTCGGACGAGATGGGCGAAGTCGCGACGCTGTACGACTCCTACGGCGAGAAGCAGCTGTTCGGCAACACGTTCGACGGCGTCTTCCGCAACACCTACGTCGTCGGCCCCGACGGCCGCGTCGAGGCGGTCTACGAGGACGTGACTCCCGAGGGCCACGCCGAGGAAATCCTCGCGGATCTCGAAGAGTCGTCGACCGAACTCGCGCCCTAG
- a CDS encoding sugar O-acetyltransferase — translation MSSEKERMLDGELYDPTDPELVADRNRARDLTRRYNATAPDDRTERRELIGELFESVGDECQIEPPFRCDYGYNIRVGENFYANFDCVVLDAGRVEIGRNCMIAPGVHIYTATHPLDASERIEGPEYAKPVAVGDDVWIGGRAVINPGVTVGDESVVASGAVVTEDVPDGVVVRGNPATVVKDLSEN, via the coding sequence GTGAGCAGCGAAAAGGAACGGATGCTTGACGGAGAACTGTACGACCCGACCGATCCCGAACTCGTTGCCGATCGGAACCGTGCGCGAGACCTCACGAGACGATACAATGCCACGGCGCCGGACGACAGGACCGAACGGCGGGAGCTGATCGGAGAACTCTTCGAATCGGTCGGCGACGAGTGTCAGATAGAGCCGCCGTTTCGCTGCGACTACGGGTACAATATCCGCGTCGGCGAGAACTTTTACGCGAACTTCGACTGCGTCGTTCTGGACGCGGGCCGAGTGGAGATCGGTCGGAACTGCATGATCGCGCCGGGCGTCCACATCTACACGGCGACCCACCCGCTCGACGCGAGCGAGCGAATCGAGGGGCCGGAGTACGCGAAACCGGTCGCGGTCGGCGACGACGTCTGGATCGGCGGACGAGCCGTTATCAATCCCGGCGTGACCGTCGGAGACGAGAGCGTCGTCGCCTCCGGCGCGGTCGTGACCGAGGACGTTCCCGACGGGGTCGTCGTACGGGGCAATCCCGCGACCGTGGTGAAAGACCTGAGCGAGAACTGA
- the priS gene encoding DNA primase small subunit PriS → MEERTRAYLRGRFRDHYRRTEITPPPAANEREWGFIPWTEGPDTTMVRHRSLLELGDLSEFLVRKRPRHVYFSAGRFRDPGASSMNAKDWQSADLVFDLDADHLPSVTLGEDSYAEMLAKCKGALFRLLDFLEDDFGFEDLEIVFSGGRGYHVHVRDETVLRLDREHRREIVDYVRGIGLEYEHLIETETVAGLGRKTPTERRTLEIEGGWGKRTHAHLMTFVDGLLEMDDDDALERLQEFDGIGEGKAEATLNAARNNREQLAAGNVTVHTAVSQLAERFAERTVADDNAPIDEPVTTDTNRLIRLPGSLHGGSGLQTVRLERDELDAFDPLVDAVPDTFRGHEITVDVTDPGEVELGGDSFTVTDGDQSLPEYVAVFLMARGRAEKEKE, encoded by the coding sequence ATGGAGGAGCGAACGAGGGCGTATCTGCGGGGGCGATTTCGCGACCACTACCGACGCACGGAGATCACGCCGCCGCCCGCGGCCAACGAGCGCGAGTGGGGCTTCATCCCGTGGACGGAGGGCCCCGATACCACGATGGTTCGCCACCGTTCGCTGCTCGAGTTAGGCGACCTCTCGGAGTTTCTCGTCCGCAAGCGCCCGCGACACGTCTACTTCTCGGCGGGGCGCTTTCGGGACCCCGGCGCGAGTTCGATGAACGCCAAGGACTGGCAGTCCGCGGACCTCGTCTTCGACTTAGACGCCGACCACCTGCCGAGTGTCACCCTCGGCGAGGACTCCTACGCGGAGATGCTCGCGAAGTGTAAGGGCGCCCTGTTTCGGCTGCTCGACTTTCTCGAGGACGATTTCGGTTTCGAGGACCTCGAGATCGTCTTCTCCGGCGGTCGCGGCTACCACGTCCACGTGCGCGACGAGACCGTTCTGCGCCTGGATCGGGAACACCGCCGGGAAATCGTCGACTACGTCCGCGGGATCGGCCTCGAGTACGAGCACCTGATCGAGACCGAGACCGTCGCTGGGCTGGGCCGGAAGACGCCGACCGAGCGCCGCACGCTGGAAATCGAGGGCGGCTGGGGCAAACGCACGCACGCCCACCTGATGACGTTCGTCGACGGCCTCCTCGAGATGGACGACGACGACGCCCTCGAGCGCTTACAGGAGTTCGACGGAATCGGCGAAGGGAAGGCCGAAGCGACGCTCAACGCCGCGCGAAACAATCGCGAGCAGCTGGCGGCCGGCAACGTCACCGTCCACACGGCGGTCTCGCAGCTGGCCGAGCGGTTCGCCGAGCGCACGGTCGCCGACGACAACGCGCCGATCGACGAACCCGTCACGACCGACACGAACCGGCTGATTCGCCTCCCGGGGAGTCTCCACGGCGGCAGCGGCCTGCAGACGGTGCGCCTCGAGCGCGACGAACTCGACGCGTTCGATCCGCTGGTCGACGCCGTCCCCGACACGTTCCGGGGCCACGAGATCACCGTCGACGTGACCGATCCCGGCGAGGTCGAACTCGGAGGAGATAGCTTTACGGTCACGGACGGTGACCAGTCATTACCCGAGTACGTCGCCGTGTTTCTGATGGCACGCGGCCGCGCGGAGAAGGAGAAAGAATGA
- a CDS encoding GNAT family N-acetyltransferase: MSVNIDSRVVAPGSDDFVDEAWQLKEEINRQEGVLKQRYDFFTDAYRRSKVHCYVQEDELVGFAAVRRDGYILFLAVSPDLRGQGIGKQLIARVAEDHDTITCHARTSNENALQFYEHLGFEIKRRIDDYYEDGGDAYYLKLGSDVGIADKISELMRR, encoded by the coding sequence GTGAGCGTCAACATCGACAGTCGAGTCGTCGCGCCGGGGAGCGACGACTTCGTCGACGAAGCCTGGCAACTGAAGGAGGAGATCAACCGTCAGGAAGGCGTGCTCAAACAGCGATACGACTTCTTTACCGACGCGTATCGTCGGTCCAAGGTTCACTGCTACGTCCAGGAGGACGAACTGGTCGGCTTCGCGGCCGTTCGTCGCGACGGGTACATCCTCTTTCTGGCGGTTTCGCCGGACCTGCGGGGGCAGGGGATCGGCAAGCAACTGATCGCGCGCGTCGCGGAGGACCACGATACCATCACGTGTCACGCTCGAACGAGCAACGAGAACGCCCTCCAGTTCTACGAACACCTCGGATTCGAGATCAAACGACGCATCGACGACTACTACGAGGACGGCGGGGACGCCTACTACCTGAAACTCGGTTCCGACGTCGGCATCGCCGACAAAATCTCGGAACTGATGCGGCGCTGA